The following proteins come from a genomic window of Pocillopora verrucosa isolate sample1 chromosome 6, ASM3666991v2, whole genome shotgun sequence:
- the LOC131793420 gene encoding G-protein coupled receptor 83-like isoform X1, whose protein sequence is MKPDAEWIVITVLYAITMLVAFAGNSFLIYIVWKKPEVRSLTSFMFVNMAIADLLVTLVVMPWSISIIYTDGLWMIPGVFGKVMCKSVVYIAYVTLTASILCLTFMAINRYYTIVHPLSRHHWFRKPKLTVPIIWIGSLVSMSIFLVIQTVEDYNNSSYCMLSVYILGDPDRALRGIYLLLFVVNYLIPLVVMSCLYTITAWNLWFNVAPGVNTLRGDRAQLETSKRRVVRMLIIVTCAFALCWLPPQVVHMMQIIHASKAYLHIQPIVSFVCFWFGHANSAVNPWLYIFLSTKIHTAFTRIVSRKSRRLPSSLTIKTSDDVLPPEDEAIQIESRM, encoded by the coding sequence ATGAAACCAGATGCCGAGTGGATTGTTATCACAGTCCTCTACGCCATCACGATGCTCGTAGCGTTTGCAGGGAATAGTTTCCTCATCTACATCGTGTGGAAGAAACCTGAAGTCAGATCACTGACAAGCTTTATGTTCGTCAACATGGCCATCGCTGATCTGCTGGTAACCTTGGTAGTGATGCCCTGGTCGATTTCCATAATATATACAGATGGTTTGTGGATGATCCCAGGGGTATTTGGAAAAGTCATGTGCAAAAGTGTTGTATATATTGCCTATGTCACTTTAACAGCATCCATCCTCTGCCTGACGTTCATGGCGATCAACAGGTACTATACCATCGTTCATCCCCTCAGCCGCCATCATTGGTTTCGAAAGCCTAAACTAACCGTTCCAATTATTTGGATCGGGTCACTGGTTTCCATGTCCATATTCCTTGTTATTCAAACCGTGGAGGACTACAATAATTCTTCCTATTGTATGCTATCTGTTTACATCTTGGGTGATCCAGATAGGGCTCTTCGAGGAATTTACCTCCTCCTTTTCGTCGTCAACTATCTCATCCCCTTGGTCGTTATGTCTTGCCTGTATACCATCACTGCATGGAATTTATGGTTCAATGTTGCACCTGGAGTGAATACTTTGAGAGGAGATCGAGCGCAACTCGAAACCTCCAAGAGAAGAGTGGTTCGGATGCTCATTATTGTTACCTGTGCTTTTGCCCTTTGTTGGCTCCCACCACAAGTGGTCCACATGATGCAAATCATTCACGCATCTAAGGCTTACCTACATATACAGCCGATTGTCAGCTTTGTATGTTTTTGGTTTGGACACGCTAACAGTGCCGTTAACCCATGGCTGTACATTTTTTTGAGCACCAAGATACATACGGCATTTACCAGGATCGTCAGTAGAAAAAGCAGGCGGTTGCCTTCAAGTCTCACCATCAAAACATCAGATGACGTCTTACCACCTGAAGATGAAGCAATCCAGATAGAATCAAGAATGTAA